A single Tenacibaculum sp. 190524A02b DNA region contains:
- a CDS encoding response regulator transcription factor: protein MKNVVIIEDNESLLFSFKEIINTSEDFNVLGAFTNCEDALIFCKKKKPDIILIDIKLPGINGIEGIRRFHHQNPNAKSVVISVYEDSDYIFDALSAGAIGYLTKNTSPEELINALQQIKYGGSPMSGNIARKVIAYFQVPKQQGLTPRENDVVKLLAKGKSYAIIAEELNLSVNTIKTHARNIYEKLHISKREELIKKLNHDM, encoded by the coding sequence ATGAAAAATGTAGTCATTATTGAAGATAACGAAAGCCTTTTGTTTTCGTTTAAAGAAATTATAAACACTTCTGAAGATTTTAATGTATTAGGTGCTTTTACCAATTGTGAAGATGCTCTTATATTTTGTAAAAAGAAAAAGCCGGATATTATTTTAATTGACATTAAGCTACCAGGTATTAACGGTATTGAAGGAATAAGAAGGTTTCACCATCAAAATCCAAATGCTAAAAGTGTGGTAATTTCTGTTTATGAAGATTCTGATTATATTTTTGATGCTTTGTCTGCAGGTGCTATTGGCTACCTTACTAAAAATACCAGTCCTGAAGAATTAATTAATGCTTTACAACAAATAAAATACGGAGGTTCACCTATGAGCGGTAATATTGCTCGAAAAGTAATCGCTTATTTTCAAGTTCCAAAACAACAAGGGCTAACACCAAGGGAAAATGATGTGGTAAAACTTTTAGCAAAAGGAAAAAGTTATGCCATTATTGCTGAAGAATTAAACTTATCTGTTAACACCATAAAAACACATGCTCGTAATATTTATGAGAAGTTGCATATTAGCAAACGTGAAGAACTGATTAAAAAGTTGAATCATGATATGTGA
- a CDS encoding two-component regulator propeller domain-containing protein → MFKVPLTYYPKLSVLLWFACFFTIYAQNNVYKHYTTEEGLPHDITYQIIQDSQGYIWIGTDDGLVKFNGKTFLVYGSEKGLKSNYVIDIIEDVPNKQFLIATWGRGIHILKNDSIYKNESSATDYSKINKIYKLNDSLVYGDSGNSKQVFYNIKKHQINVKHVGYDHDTLLVKSKVDFKKILRDTHQNFINDTLYLHHSELNIATKDQLKGVYAFENFSYKKINLKKLNNKYVHSLTKDNGYFIAASYNHLFFYDGSKFLEKRILQLPEGKIIQMQLFKSQLYFVFINKANGLRELYCYNIYNNFLTNISQKLAIKSSISDFLFDKDANLWLTTYGSGVYQILHTNNAFYGKNYFINPDLRDIAFHDNGIISIAPNIIYSIQNDTLINSKRIPFHTETFQLLKNQEIDVIVPNKINGSYQDRWNNYVLRNKNFKAFNFSFKGVNIYLTDYSYTIKKEGRIINKGVFHNVYGSYLLNAIQDKEYIYALFGRLGIYRLNVLTGEVIQWNETMGINANMFTDLVIHNQTYWVGTNSGVYKINSLKKNHYTTNHGLLSNHVNDLFIDKFGVLWTATQKGLNVLKKTTFYSVDKNLGQESSSVKKIVEHNDYIYAVGNKGLFKYDNLYPFNNLTNTTLKVSQQNTQFTIAPINFVNPNTLKIQYQLNKDTWATLLNEKISFKNLAQDNYQVVFRYKDGLSNWIYTKPYYFKIVYPWHQQLWFYTLLIVLGAGTIVLLIYNQLLKSRKKNKIFQQTLLEREKLQEDLKNVRHQIAQDFHDDLGNKLASISMLSNLSLKKTTKESNLYPSLHQINKDANFLYAGMRDFVWSLDYKNNELKEVQLYLNDFGEKLFEFSNINFKSSNNVSKLEVTLPHYWNKQLVLVFKEAMTNTLKHSKATEVVFSVNLKNAILEIKLEDNGIGYDINTVGRKNGLRNMKERIEFINGELNFTNHNGFGVYFKGKINK, encoded by the coding sequence ATGTTTAAAGTACCCCTAACATATTATCCTAAACTATCTGTTCTTTTATGGTTCGCTTGTTTTTTTACTATATATGCACAAAACAATGTATATAAGCATTACACTACAGAAGAAGGACTACCACATGATATAACCTATCAAATAATACAAGATTCACAAGGGTATATCTGGATTGGTACGGATGATGGTTTGGTTAAGTTTAACGGAAAAACGTTTCTTGTTTATGGTAGTGAAAAAGGCTTAAAATCTAATTACGTAATTGATATCATAGAAGATGTTCCTAATAAGCAATTTTTAATAGCTACTTGGGGAAGAGGTATTCATATTTTAAAAAACGATAGTATTTATAAAAACGAATCCTCTGCTACTGACTACTCAAAAATTAATAAAATTTATAAATTAAATGATTCTTTAGTTTACGGAGATAGTGGTAATAGTAAACAGGTGTTTTACAATATTAAAAAGCATCAGATAAATGTTAAACATGTTGGATATGATCATGATACTTTACTAGTAAAATCTAAGGTTGATTTTAAAAAGATTCTTCGTGATACGCATCAAAATTTTATTAACGACACACTTTATTTACATCACTCTGAGCTAAACATTGCAACTAAAGATCAACTAAAAGGTGTTTATGCTTTTGAAAATTTCAGCTATAAAAAAATAAACCTTAAAAAGTTAAACAATAAATACGTTCATTCACTTACTAAAGATAATGGTTATTTTATAGCTGCTTCCTATAACCATCTTTTCTTTTATGACGGTTCTAAGTTTCTTGAAAAAAGAATCTTACAGCTCCCAGAAGGGAAAATTATTCAAATGCAACTATTTAAAAGTCAATTATATTTTGTATTTATTAATAAAGCTAACGGATTAAGAGAACTGTACTGTTATAACATTTACAATAATTTTCTTACCAATATTTCTCAAAAACTAGCTATTAAAAGTTCTATTTCTGACTTCCTTTTTGATAAAGATGCTAATTTGTGGCTTACAACTTATGGAAGTGGTGTGTACCAAATACTTCACACTAATAATGCCTTTTATGGAAAGAATTATTTTATAAATCCAGATTTAAGGGATATTGCTTTTCATGATAATGGAATTATTTCCATAGCTCCTAATATTATTTATAGTATTCAAAACGATACTTTAATTAATTCTAAACGTATTCCTTTTCATACAGAAACATTTCAGCTTCTTAAAAATCAAGAAATCGACGTTATTGTTCCTAATAAAATTAATGGAAGTTATCAGGATCGATGGAACAATTATGTTTTAAGAAATAAAAATTTTAAAGCATTTAACTTTTCTTTTAAAGGAGTAAATATTTATTTAACTGATTATTCGTATACCATAAAAAAAGAAGGTCGTATTATCAATAAAGGTGTATTTCATAATGTTTACGGTTCTTATTTATTAAATGCTATACAAGACAAAGAATACATCTACGCCTTATTTGGTAGATTAGGAATTTACCGATTAAATGTACTTACAGGTGAAGTAATACAGTGGAATGAAACCATGGGTATTAATGCCAATATGTTCACAGATTTGGTTATTCACAATCAAACATATTGGGTAGGCACCAATTCAGGAGTTTATAAAATAAACTCTTTAAAGAAGAATCATTACACTACTAATCATGGATTATTAAGTAACCATGTTAATGATCTTTTTATAGATAAATTTGGTGTATTGTGGACTGCCACACAAAAAGGATTAAATGTTTTAAAGAAAACTACTTTTTATAGTGTTGATAAAAACTTAGGTCAAGAATCTTCTTCTGTAAAAAAAATAGTTGAACATAACGATTATATATATGCTGTAGGAAACAAAGGGTTATTTAAATATGATAACTTGTACCCTTTTAATAACTTAACCAATACCACTTTAAAAGTTTCACAGCAAAACACTCAGTTTACAATAGCTCCTATCAACTTTGTAAATCCTAATACATTAAAAATTCAATATCAATTAAATAAAGATACTTGGGCTACTTTATTAAATGAAAAAATAAGTTTCAAAAACCTTGCTCAAGATAACTATCAAGTTGTTTTTAGATATAAAGACGGACTCAGTAACTGGATTTATACCAAACCTTATTATTTTAAAATTGTATATCCTTGGCATCAACAATTATGGTTTTATACACTGCTTATTGTTTTAGGAGCTGGTACTATAGTTTTATTGATATACAACCAACTCTTAAAGTCTAGAAAAAAGAATAAAATTTTTCAACAAACTTTACTGGAAAGAGAAAAGTTACAAGAAGATTTAAAAAATGTCCGCCACCAAATAGCGCAAGATTTCCATGATGATTTAGGAAACAAATTAGCTAGTATATCCATGTTATCTAACTTATCTTTAAAGAAAACAACCAAAGAAAGTAATTTATACCCTAGTTTACATCAAATTAATAAAGATGCAAACTTTTTATATGCAGGCATGCGTGATTTTGTTTGGTCTTTAGACTATAAAAACAACGAGTTAAAGGAGGTACAACTCTATTTAAATGACTTTGGTGAAAAATTATTTGAATTTTCAAATATTAACTTTAAAAGTAGTAACAATGTTTCTAAATTAGAAGTAACCTTACCTCATTATTGGAACAAACAATTGGTTTTAGTTTTTAAAGAAGCTATGACTAATACTTTAAAACATAGTAAAGCTACTGAAGTAGTATTTTCTGTAAACTTGAAGAATGCTATTTTAGAAATTAAACTTGAAGACAATGGTATTGGATATGATATCAATACCGTAGGAAGAAAAAACGGCTTACGAAATATGAAAGAAAGAATTGAATTTATTAACGGTGAATTAAACTTTACAAACCATAATGGTTTTGGGGTATATTTTAAGGGAAAAATTAACAAGTAA